The Streptococcus viridans genome contains the following window.
ATCAGTTATGGCAGTGCCAAAAGTTGATAAGATCGTTTTGAACATGGGTGTTGGAGATGCTGTTTCTAACGCTAAAAACCTTGAGAAAGCTGCTGAAGAATTGGCATTGATCTCAGGTCAAAAACCACTTATCACAAAAGCTAAAAAATCAATCGCCGGCTTCCGTCTTCGTGAAGGTGTAGCGATCGGTGCGAAAGTAACTCTTCGTGGCGAACGTATGTACGAATTCTTGGACAAATTGGTTTCAGTTTCACTTCCACGTGTTCGTGACTTCCATGGTGTTCCAACAAAATCATTTGACGGACGCGGAAACTACACACTTGGTGTGAAAGAACAATTGATCTTCCCAGAAATCAACTTTGATGATGTTGATAAAACTCGTGGTTTGGATATCGTAATCGTAACTACTGCGAACACAGACGAAGAATCACGTGCATTGCTTACTGGCCTTGGTATGCCGTTTGCAAAATAATATAGGAGGTAAAACTAATGGCTAAAAAATCTATGATTGCTAAGAACAAACGCCCAGCGAAGTTCTCTACTCAAGCATACACTCGCTGTGAACGTTGTGGACGTCCACACTCAGTTTACCGCAAGTTTAAACTTTGCCGTGTTTGCTTCCGTGAATTGGCATACAAAGGACAAATCCCTGGTGTCACTAAAGCATCTTGGTAATAGCATGATACAAAGAGCGTAACAACCACAGCAAAAATAGGAGATTAGGTGCAGGGGCGTCGCTCCAAAACAAATCTATCTTTTTTGCACAGGTTGTAGCTCGTATTCAAATGAGACATTCTCATTTGTAGGTATCAAAACTTTCTGAGCCCAGCTCAATCATTAACTAGCAAGTGAAACATTCAAACTACTAGTAAGAGGAGAAATATAAAATGGTTATGACTGACCCAATCGCAGACTTCCTAACTCGTATTCGTAACGCTAACCAAGCAAAACACGAAGTACTTGAAGTGCCTGCATCAAACATCAAAAAAGGGATTGCTGAAATCCTTAAACGCGAAGGTTTTGTAAAAAACGTTGAAGTAATTGAAGATGACAAACAAGGAATCATCCGCGTGTTCTTGAAATACGGAACAAACGGTGAAAAAGTTATCACAAACTTGAAACGTGTTTCTAAACCAGGTTTGCGTGTTTACAAAAAACGTGAGGACCTTCCAAAAGTTCTTAACGGACTTGGAATTGCTATCCTTTCAACTTCTGAAGGTTTGCTTACTGATAAAGAAGCACGCCAAAAGAATGTTGGTGGTGAGGTTATCGCTTACGTTTGGTAAAATCAAGATACAAAGCTTGTAAAGAACAAAGCAAAATTAGGAAGTTGGAGCAGTTTGTATACAAACAAGCCAACTTATCTATTTTGCACAGTTCTTAGAGCGTGTTCAGTTCAGCTCTTGAACTAAATAAGTATCTTAAACCCCGTGAAAACTAGCCTGCAAAGGCCTGACAATTTAACAGGAGAATAAAAACATGTCACGTATTG
Protein-coding sequences here:
- the rplE gene encoding 50S ribosomal protein L5, giving the protein MANRLKEKYLNEVVPALTEQFNYSSVMAVPKVDKIVLNMGVGDAVSNAKNLEKAAEELALISGQKPLITKAKKSIAGFRLREGVAIGAKVTLRGERMYEFLDKLVSVSLPRVRDFHGVPTKSFDGRGNYTLGVKEQLIFPEINFDDVDKTRGLDIVIVTTANTDEESRALLTGLGMPFAK
- the rpsH gene encoding 30S ribosomal protein S8 yields the protein MVMTDPIADFLTRIRNANQAKHEVLEVPASNIKKGIAEILKREGFVKNVEVIEDDKQGIIRVFLKYGTNGEKVITNLKRVSKPGLRVYKKREDLPKVLNGLGIAILSTSEGLLTDKEARQKNVGGEVIAYVW
- a CDS encoding type Z 30S ribosomal protein S14; translation: MAKKSMIAKNKRPAKFSTQAYTRCERCGRPHSVYRKFKLCRVCFRELAYKGQIPGVTKASW